TATATGTTTTATAATTTAAAATAAGGTCGCAAATCCTATTTTTATAAGAGTAAAAAATGATGAAAAATAATATTTTATCAGGTCTTACAGTTGGAATAATAGCTTTGCCTCTATCTATGGCACTTGCTATTGCAACAGGTGTTCCTCCTCAACTTGGTCTTTATACAGCTATTATTGCAGGAATAATAGCTGCTATTTTTGGAAGTAGTAAGGTAAATATTTCTGGACCAACCGCTGCTTTTATAGTAATTTTAATTCCAATAGTACAACAATTTGGAATTACTGGACTGCTTTTATGTGGACTTATGTCAGGAGTTATTTTAATAATTGTTGGGCTTTTAAAACTTGGAAATTTAATAGAACTTGTACCTTATCCCGTAACTGTTGGATTTACTTCAGGAATTGCAGTAGTAATTGCAACTTTTCAAATAAAAGATTTTTTTGGGCTTACAATAGAGAATTTTAGTGGAACTTATATTGACAAAATTGTTTTACTTTTTAACTCTTTTAATACTTTTAATCTTTATGAATTTTTAACTGCTAGTTCTACTCTTTTGATTTTAATTTTATGGAAAAAAACAAAAAGTAAGATTCCTTCAGCTTTAGTTGCTCTAGGTATTATAACGCTCTTTGTTGCCTATTTTAATTATAAATTTGGTTTAAATATATCAACAATAAATTCAACTTTTACTTATGATATAAATGGGGTAAGTGGAAATGGAATTCCTCCTATTCCTTTACAATTCTCTTTTCCTTGGGAATTTTTACCATCTCATGAGATAAATATTGACCTATTTTTAAAACTTCTACCACACTCTATAGCAATAGCAATTTTAGGAGCTTTAGAGTCACTTTTATGTGCTGTTATTAGTGATGCAATGACAGGAAATAAAACAGATCCAAATAAAGAGCTAATAGGTCAGGGTATTACAAATATGGTAGTTCCATTTTTTGGAGGAATTCCAGCAACTGCCGCAATTGCAAGAACAGTTGCAAATATAAACTCAGGAGGAACTATTAAACTCTCTTCTATAGTTCACTCTTTATTTATTTTAGCTTCAATTTTATTTATTGCTCCATATATATCTTATCTTCCAATGGCAAGTCTTTCAGCACTTTTAATAATGGTTGCTTGGAATATGAGTGAAGTTAAACACTTTTTTAATATTTTAAAAACAGCACCAAAAGATGATATTTATGTATTACTTACATGTTTTTCTTTGACAGTTTTAATAGATATGGAGGTTGCAGTTGCAGTTGGAATAGCTTTGGCATCTATTTTATTTATAAAAAGAACTATTGATTTATACTCTATTGAACTTGTAAGTAGTAGTGAAATTAATTATCCAGATTTACCAAAAGAGATTTTAATATATAGTATTAATGGTCCAATGTTTTTTGGAGCAGCTCAAAAGGCTTTAAAAACTCTATTAAATGTAAATGATGAAAAAAATATAGTAATTCTTGATATGAGAAATGTATCAATGATGGATATGACTGCTATGGTTGCTTTGAAATCTATTATTGATGGTTTTGAAGTAAAAAATAAGAAACTTATTTTTTCTGGTTTGAATAATAGAGTATTCAAAAAGATAGAGAGAGCAAAAATAGATTATGTTACAAGTTTCTCCTCAATAGAAGCTGCAATAGATTATGCAAAACATTTGAAAAATGTTTTGTGAAAGATTAAATAATATTGATAGTTTTAGATTATAAAAGTACGTAAATATCTATTTTTCAAAAAACTTTTTAATATCTACATCTAAAACTTTTGATATTTTTGCTAGATGAACTAAATTAAAGCGGTGATTATCCTTTCTTATCTCAGCACGACCTAAATAAGCACTTCCACTCATACCAATTTCAAGGGCCAATTGTAATTGTGTTAAACCTTTCTTTTCTCTATATTTTTTAACATTAGATGAAACAATATTTAATATCTCTTCACTATAAGTTTCTAAATCTACAACTACATCACTCAATAAAATTCTTCCTAACGATATATATATCTAAGCCGTGGATAATATAATTTTTGCTAATATTTAAACAACGATATATAAGTCGTTAATAAATATATAGAAGTTTTTATGTATCATCAACAATCTTTAAAAGAACTTTCAAATTTAAATATTGCTACAAACAAAAAAGATGAATATAATAAAATATTTGAAATATTAATTTCTTCAAACTCTCTAAAATCTGCAAGTGAGATTTTAGATTTATTTAAAAAGCTAGTTAATAAAAAATATATAGAAAAAGAGATTTTTAATGATTTCTTAGAAAGTGGAGATTTTTTATTTTATATTAAAAAATATTTACAACATTCACAAATTGATATTACTGATATCAAAAATCATATTTTAAGTTGAGATATTTTTTTTATTTGTAAAAACTATATAAGTAAATAAGAATGATAAAAGAGTTAAAATAAATAAGAATCCTAACCAATAAAAAATAGAGATTTCTACTAAATATCCTGCTATTAAAGTTGAAGTTGCTGGAAGTAAAAGTTGTAAAGAGCCTAGTAAGGCAGCAGTTGCACCTAAAGAAGTTTTTTGTGAAGACATAGCTATTGAAAATAGACTAGCTTCTGCTAAACCTAAACCAAAAAATGAGATAAAAAATCCAATTACTATACCATCTAAACCAATCATAGGTATATTTGCACTTATAAAACTTATTATTGAACCAAAAATTATAATAGCTGAACCAGTTATTGAAAGTTGTTTCATATTTAAAATTTGTAACAATTTTGTAGATAACAAAGCTCCAAATAAAAGTGCACTTCCAGTTGCTCCAAATACTAAACCAAATGTTTTTGAATCAAGATTAAAAATCTCTTTATATGAGAAAGAAGCCCCTGCAATATAACCAAATACAAACATATACATCAAACAAGTTGCAATAGCAGGAATTAGAAAATTGCTATTTTTTATGATATTAAAATATATAACAAAAATATTTTTAAAATCTATAATAACCTTTTTTTCATCTTTTAATGTCTCTTGAAGTATAAAAAAAGACAAAATTACAATTAAAATAGCTAAAGTAAATAAGAGATAAAATACTGCTTTCCAACCAAAAACTTGGTCTATATAACCACCTATTGCTGGTGCTAAGATAGGTGTTATAGCTCCTATTGTTATTAAAATAGCAAATATTTTTGCAGCTAATTTGCCTTTTGATACATCTCTTACCATACTAATTAAACAAACATATATTAAAGCAACTCCCAAACCTTGGATAATTCTATATAATAAAAATAACTCTATATTCGATGCAGTTGTAATAGCAAAAGAGCATAAAGCATATAAAGAAATTCCAAATAATAGAGGTATTTTTCTTCCAAAATAGTCAATAATTGGACCAAAAAATAGCTGTCCAATACCCATTGCAAATAGATAAAAAGTGAGTGATAATTGTACTTTTGAATAAGAAGTTCCAAAATATGCAGCAATATCTGTCATAGAAGCTAAATACATATCAACAGCCATATAACAGAGAATTTCAATTAGAGCAATAGCCATAATAAATTTAAAGTTAATTATTCTTTTTTTCATAAAAATCTTTCAAAATATATTACAATACAAGTGTATTGAGATGGAAAGTGTAGCAAAAAAAACTTAAAGTAAAAATTTCTTTAAGTCATCAAAGATATCTTTTTGCTCTTTATCAGATAAATCTATATATTTTAAAGTTATTAGGGTAAACATTGCTTCAGAAAATAAAAAAGCCAATCTTAGTTTTTTACCTTCCTCTGTATTTGTATCAATAGATTCTAAAGATGTTTTATACCAATTTTGTAAGCTTTCTAAAACAAATTTTTCTTGTAAAAGAATGGTGATAATTTTAGATATTTTATCAAATTCTTTAGTACTATTATGATTTGAAATATATTCAATATGTGCTTTTAATTGAGAGTATTTAGAAGTATCATCTTTTGATAAAATCTTTATTTGATGAGTATAATCTTCTTCATTTTTTTCTAAAACAGCTTTTATCATCTCTTCTTTATTTCCAAAGATATATTGAACTCCACCTATTGAAATATTTGCTTTTGAGGCAACTTTTCTAATACTTAAACCTGAGAGACCATCTTCTAAAATAATCTCTTCTATAATACTTATTAAGTGATTTTTATCTATCTTACTTTTTGTACTCAATTTATAACTCCTATTTAATTACATAGTATTTAATTAAAATTTAATACTTCTTTAAATACTATTCCGAATATTAAATACATACGTATGTATTATAAAGGTTAAATGATGTATTTTTACTTAAAAAGAATATTTTTATTATTATTTATTGTTTTATTGATTGGATGTAATAGTGAAAAAGTTAGTGAGTCTTCAATAGAAACACATGAGATTGAAGTTGGATATATAATACTAAATAAACAAGAAGTTCCATTACAACAAGAGTTATCAGGAAGAATAAAATCAATTTATAAATCAGAAGTTAGACCACAAATTGATGGAATTATAAAAGAACAACTTTTTAAAGAGGGGAGTTATGTAAAAAAAGATGATGTTTTATATATTATTGATTCAGATTCATATCAAGCTATTTATGAAGAGACTTTAGCAAATTTAAAAAATTCAGAAGCAAATTTAATAAAACTAAAATTAAAAAATGATAGATATGAAGAATCTGTAAAATTTAATGTAGTATCAAAACAAGAAGCAGATGATGCAAAAGCTGAATATTTACAAGCCTTAGCTTTAGTTGAGCAAAATAAAGCCTTAGTTAAAAGTGCTAAGATTAATTTGGATAGAACAAAAATAAAAGCACAAATTTCAGGGTTTATTGGAATATCTAACTATACTGTTGGAGCATTAGTTTCTCAAAATCAAGTAAATGCATTAACTACAATTAGAGATACAAGTAAAGTCTATGTAGATTTAAGTCAGTCTAATAATCAATTATTTAAATTAAAAAAATTAAATAAAGATAGTTTAAAACAGAATAATATAAATGTAAACATCATTTTACCAGATGATACAATATATAAACATACTGGAAAACTAAAACTTCAAGAAATATCAGTTGATGAAGATACAGGATATGTAACTTTAAGAGCAGAATTTTCAAATCCAGATGGTGAACTATTAGATAATATGTTTGTAAATACAATAATAGAAAATGGTAATTTTAATGCCTTTTTAGTTCCTCAACAAGCTGTTACTTTGGATGCAAAATCAAATTATATAGTTACTGTTATACAAGATGATAATAGTATTAAAATAAAAAATATAACCGTAGAAAGAGCAATAGGAAATAAATGGCTTGTAACAGATGGTATTTTGGAAACAGATAAAATTATAATTGAAGGTTTGAGTAAGATAAGTGAAAAAAGTATAGTTATTCCAAAAAATGTTAATAGTTTATATTTAAATAATTCAGAAGAAGAGATAAAATGATAGCTAGATTTTTTATTCATCATCCTATCTTTGCTTGGGTTATATCTTTAATTATAATGTTAGTAGGGATACTTTCTATAAAAAATCTAGCTGTAGAACAATACCCTGATATTGCCCCTCCAACTATCGAAATAAGAGCAACTTATTCAGGAGCAACAGCTAAAACTATTGAAAATAGTATTACTCAAATTATAGAGCAAGAGTTAAGAGGATTAGATGGATTATTATATTTTTCTTCTACAAGTGGTTCGAGTGCTTCAACAATAAATGTTGTTTTTGAAAAAGGAATAGATCCAGATATTGCACAAGTTCAAGTAAACAACAAAGTCCAACAAATTTTACCAAGACTTCCTGAAGATGTTAGAAAAGAAGGAGTTAGTGTTGTAAAAGCTCAAACTGATTATTTAATGATACTTTCTATTCATGATGAATCAGGAAAATCTAGCGAAAATGATATCTCTGATTATATGATTAGTAATATAAAAGATGGACTTTCAAGAGTAGATGGTGTTGGTGGAGTTGAACTTTTTGGTGCAGAATATGCAATGAGAATTTGGCTAGATCCTAAAAAATTAAAATCATATAACTTAATGCCATCGGATATAAATAGAGAAATTGCTATACAAAATACACAAGCATCAGGAGGAAGTATTGGTGCAAGACCACACTTAAAAGACCAAGAGTTAAATGCTGATGTTGTATCTAGAACAAAATTAGAAAATGTAAGAGAGTTTGAAGATATTGTAGTAAAAAGTAATATAAATGGAGCAAATGTACTTTTATCTGATGTTGCAAGAGTTGAATTAGGAAGTCAAGATTACTCATTTATATCAAAAGTAAATGGTTATCAAGCAAGTGGTATAGGTATAAAGTTATCCTCTGGTGCAAATGCTATAGAAACAGCAAAAAAAGTTAAAGAGTATATATCTTCATTTGAAAATTATTTACCAAGTGGTTACAAAATCTCATATCCTTATGATACAACTATTTTTATTGAAGCATCTATCAAAGAAGTTGTAAAAACACTTTTTGAAGCAATATTTTTAGTTGTTATTGTAATGTTTGTGTTTTTAAATAGTTGGAGAGCAACTATAATTCCTGCTATTGCTGTTCCTGTTGTAATTTTAGGAACATTTGCCATTTTAAATTTTTTAGGATTTTCTATAAACTCTTTGACAATGTTTGCTATGGTATTATCTATTGGATTACTGGTTGATGATGCTATTGTTGTTGTAGAAAATGTTGAAAGAAATATGAGAGAGAAAAAACTTCCAGCAAAAGAGGCAACTATTATTGCTATGAGTGAAATAACAAGTGCTTTAATTGGTGTTGCTACAGTTCTTTCAGTTGTATTTTTACCAATGATATTCTTTAGTGGTTCAACAGGAATTATATACAAACAGTTTGCAGTTACAATTATCTCTTCAATGGTTTTATCTGTTATTGTAGCAATCACTTTATCACCTGCAATTTGTGCAACATTTTTAAAACCTCATAAAGAGGATAAAGAAACTGGTCCAATAATCTGGTTTAATAAGAAATTTGATAATTTGACAAGAAAATATAAAATGAGCATTTTTAATTTTCTAAATAAACCTATAAAATGGATGGTTGCTTATATTGTAATAATTGCCGTAACAATTCTATTTTTCCTAAAATTACCAACAGGTTTTGTACCCTCTGAAGATCAAGGTGATTTGATGCTTCAATTTACTCTTCCAGTTGGAGCTAGTGCAACTCGTTCTGAAAATGTTGAAAAAATAATAAGAGACTATTTTTTAATAGAAGAGAAAAATAGTGTTAATTCTATTTTTACTATAGTTGGATTTACATTTACTGGAAATGGACAAAATGGTGGTTTAGGTTTTATTGAATTAAAAAATTGGAGTAAAAGAGAGAGTAAAGATAATTATGCAGATGCTATTGCCCAAAGAGCAATGATAGCTTTTTCTGATAGTAACTCAAAATATTTTATAAGAGATGCTGAAGTTTATGTAATGAATCCATCTTCTATTCCTGGGCTTGGAAATTCAGATGGGTTTGAGTTTCAACTACAAGCAGGTGCAAATATGACAAGAGAAGAGCTACTTAAAGCAAAAGATTCTTTATTAGAAACTGTAAAATCAAGTGAAATAATAGTTGGAGCAAGAGTTGAAGGTACAGAAGAGACACCAGAGCTAAAACTTAATTATGATAAAAAGAAGATATATTCATTAGGTTTATCTTATGAAGATATTGATAATACTTTAGGTGCTGCTTGGGCTGGAAATTATGTAAATGATTTTATTGATAGGTCAAGAGTAAAAAGAGTTTATGTTCAAGCAGATGCACAATTTAGAGCAAAACCAGAAGATTTATATCAATGGAATATTAGAAATAATGAAAATAAAATGGTATCTTTTGAAGAGTTTACTAATATCTCTTGGCAACCAGCTGAAAAATCATTAACAAGATACAATGGTTTAGCCTCTTATTTATTTCAAGGACAAGCAAATTATGGAGTAAGCTCTGGAATTGCAATGGATGAGATGGAAAGACTAGCTAAAGCTAATAATCCAGATACTACTTTTTCTTGGAGTGGATTATCTTATCAAGAAAAATTATCAGGTGGACAAGCAATATATTTGTATAGTTTATCTTTGTTAGTTATCTTTTTATGTTTAGCTGCTTTATATGAAAGTTGGAGTATCCCTATATCTGTATTGTTAGCTGTTCCCCTAGGAATTATTGGTGCTGTTGTAGCAGTCTATTTTAGAGAATTAAATAATGATGTATATTTTCAAGTTGCACTTTTAACTACAGTTGGTCTTGTTGCAAAAAATTCTATTTTAATTATAGAGTTTGTTGAAACTGCCTATAAAAATGGAAAACCTCTAATTAAATCTGCAATTGAGGGAGCAAGTTTAAGATTTAGACCAATAATTATGACTTCATTAGCTTTTATTGCTGGAGTTATACCTTTAGCAATTTCAAGTGGAGCAGGAGCAAATAGTAGAATTGCAATAGGTACTGGAATTATAGGAGGAACTTTAACAGCTACTATTTTAGCAATATTCTATGTTCCACTTCTATTTGTTTTAATTAAAAAAATATTTACAACACAAAGCGAACAAGCGAAGCTTGTAAGAAAAAAAGAGCAAAAAGGTATAAAAGATGCTTAAGTTTTTATCTATCTTAACAACTATTTTTATATTTTCTGGTTGTAGTTTAAAGCCAGATATTAAATATGATAGTTCAGTAATACCAAAAGAGTTTAAAAATAGTACAAATAATAGCAATTTAGAATATATACAACCAAATTGGGAAGAGTTTGTAAAAAATGATAAGTTAAAAGAG
The Aliarcobacter faecis genome window above contains:
- the dauA gene encoding C4-dicarboxylic acid transporter DauA, coding for MMKNNILSGLTVGIIALPLSMALAIATGVPPQLGLYTAIIAGIIAAIFGSSKVNISGPTAAFIVILIPIVQQFGITGLLLCGLMSGVILIIVGLLKLGNLIELVPYPVTVGFTSGIAVVIATFQIKDFFGLTIENFSGTYIDKIVLLFNSFNTFNLYEFLTASSTLLILILWKKTKSKIPSALVALGIITLFVAYFNYKFGLNISTINSTFTYDINGVSGNGIPPIPLQFSFPWEFLPSHEINIDLFLKLLPHSIAIAILGALESLLCAVISDAMTGNKTDPNKELIGQGITNMVVPFFGGIPATAAIARTVANINSGGTIKLSSIVHSLFILASILFIAPYISYLPMASLSALLIMVAWNMSEVKHFFNILKTAPKDDIYVLLTCFSLTVLIDMEVAVAVGIALASILFIKRTIDLYSIELVSSSEINYPDLPKEILIYSINGPMFFGAAQKALKTLLNVNDEKNIVILDMRNVSMMDMTAMVALKSIIDGFEVKNKKLIFSGLNNRVFKKIERAKIDYVTSFSSIEAAIDYAKHLKNVL
- a CDS encoding helix-turn-helix domain-containing protein, encoding MSDVVVDLETYSEEILNIVSSNVKKYREKKGLTQLQLALEIGMSGSAYLGRAEIRKDNHRFNLVHLAKISKVLDVDIKKFFEK
- a CDS encoding Bcr/CflA family efflux MFS transporter — translated: MKKRIINFKFIMAIALIEILCYMAVDMYLASMTDIAAYFGTSYSKVQLSLTFYLFAMGIGQLFFGPIIDYFGRKIPLLFGISLYALCSFAITTASNIELFLLYRIIQGLGVALIYVCLISMVRDVSKGKLAAKIFAILITIGAITPILAPAIGGYIDQVFGWKAVFYLLFTLAILIVILSFFILQETLKDEKKVIIDFKNIFVIYFNIIKNSNFLIPAIATCLMYMFVFGYIAGASFSYKEIFNLDSKTFGLVFGATGSALLFGALLSTKLLQILNMKQLSITGSAIIIFGSIISFISANIPMIGLDGIVIGFFISFFGLGLAEASLFSIAMSSQKTSLGATAALLGSLQLLLPATSTLIAGYLVEISIFYWLGFLFILTLLSFLFTYIVFTNKKNIST
- a CDS encoding TetR/AcrR family transcriptional regulator, with the protein product MSTKSKIDKNHLISIIEEIILEDGLSGLSIRKVASKANISIGGVQYIFGNKEEMIKAVLEKNEEDYTHQIKILSKDDTSKYSQLKAHIEYISNHNSTKEFDKISKIITILLQEKFVLESLQNWYKTSLESIDTNTEEGKKLRLAFLFSEAMFTLITLKYIDLSDKEQKDIFDDLKKFLL
- a CDS encoding efflux RND transporter periplasmic adaptor subunit, with the translated sequence MYFYLKRIFLLLFIVLLIGCNSEKVSESSIETHEIEVGYIILNKQEVPLQQELSGRIKSIYKSEVRPQIDGIIKEQLFKEGSYVKKDDVLYIIDSDSYQAIYEETLANLKNSEANLIKLKLKNDRYEESVKFNVVSKQEADDAKAEYLQALALVEQNKALVKSAKINLDRTKIKAQISGFIGISNYTVGALVSQNQVNALTTIRDTSKVYVDLSQSNNQLFKLKKLNKDSLKQNNINVNIILPDDTIYKHTGKLKLQEISVDEDTGYVTLRAEFSNPDGELLDNMFVNTIIENGNFNAFLVPQQAVTLDAKSNYIVTVIQDDNSIKIKNITVERAIGNKWLVTDGILETDKIIIEGLSKISEKSIVIPKNVNSLYLNNSEEEIK
- a CDS encoding efflux RND transporter permease subunit — its product is MIARFFIHHPIFAWVISLIIMLVGILSIKNLAVEQYPDIAPPTIEIRATYSGATAKTIENSITQIIEQELRGLDGLLYFSSTSGSSASTINVVFEKGIDPDIAQVQVNNKVQQILPRLPEDVRKEGVSVVKAQTDYLMILSIHDESGKSSENDISDYMISNIKDGLSRVDGVGGVELFGAEYAMRIWLDPKKLKSYNLMPSDINREIAIQNTQASGGSIGARPHLKDQELNADVVSRTKLENVREFEDIVVKSNINGANVLLSDVARVELGSQDYSFISKVNGYQASGIGIKLSSGANAIETAKKVKEYISSFENYLPSGYKISYPYDTTIFIEASIKEVVKTLFEAIFLVVIVMFVFLNSWRATIIPAIAVPVVILGTFAILNFLGFSINSLTMFAMVLSIGLLVDDAIVVVENVERNMREKKLPAKEATIIAMSEITSALIGVATVLSVVFLPMIFFSGSTGIIYKQFAVTIISSMVLSVIVAITLSPAICATFLKPHKEDKETGPIIWFNKKFDNLTRKYKMSIFNFLNKPIKWMVAYIVIIAVTILFFLKLPTGFVPSEDQGDLMLQFTLPVGASATRSENVEKIIRDYFLIEEKNSVNSIFTIVGFTFTGNGQNGGLGFIELKNWSKRESKDNYADAIAQRAMIAFSDSNSKYFIRDAEVYVMNPSSIPGLGNSDGFEFQLQAGANMTREELLKAKDSLLETVKSSEIIVGARVEGTEETPELKLNYDKKKIYSLGLSYEDIDNTLGAAWAGNYVNDFIDRSRVKRVYVQADAQFRAKPEDLYQWNIRNNENKMVSFEEFTNISWQPAEKSLTRYNGLASYLFQGQANYGVSSGIAMDEMERLAKANNPDTTFSWSGLSYQEKLSGGQAIYLYSLSLLVIFLCLAALYESWSIPISVLLAVPLGIIGAVVAVYFRELNNDVYFQVALLTTVGLVAKNSILIIEFVETAYKNGKPLIKSAIEGASLRFRPIIMTSLAFIAGVIPLAISSGAGANSRIAIGTGIIGGTLTATILAIFYVPLLFVLIKKIFTTQSEQAKLVRKKEQKGIKDA